The nucleotide window TGGCCCAGGACGCGACGCAGGAAGCGTTCGCCCGGGCGCTGTCGCGGTGGCGGCGGCTTCGGGGCGAGCGGTGGGCGGCCGGCTGGGTCATGACCACGGCGCTGAACGTGGCGCGGCGGTCGCTTCGCCGGAGAGCTCCGACGCCCCAGCCGGTGGAGGCGAGTCCCCGGGCCGACCTGGACCTGTTGCTCGACGTCCGGGGCGCGGTTCGGGCCCTGCCCCGGCGGCAGCAGACCGCCGTGGTCCTGTACTACCTCGCGGGGCTACCGGTTCCCGAGGTGGCCGGCGCGATGGGATGCCGGGAGGGAA belongs to Actinomycetota bacterium and includes:
- a CDS encoding sigma-70 family RNA polymerase sigma factor — protein: MYRAAFALCGDRELAQDATQEAFARALSRWRRLRGERWAAGWVMTTALNVARRSLRRRAPTPQPVEASPRADLDLLLDVRGAVRALPRRQQTAVVLYYLAGLPVPEVAGAMGCREGTVRAHLAKARASLARDLGDPRLRPVPAQEKGDGDG